The Bacillus spongiae genome has a window encoding:
- the sufB gene encoding Fe-S cluster assembly protein SufB, with product MAKNMPEIGDYKYGFKDKDVSIFRSKRGLTREIVEEISRMKEEPQWMLDFRLKSLEHFYNMSMPQWGGDLNSLNFDEITYYVKPSEKSERTWDEVPEEIKQTFDKLGIPEAEQKYLAGVSAQYESEVVYHNMQEDLEEQGIVFKDTDSALKENEEIFREHWAKVIPATDNKFAALNSAVWSGGSFIYVPKGVKVETPLQAYFRINSENMGQFERTLIIVDEGAHVHYVEGCTAPVYTTNSLHSAVVEIIIKKDAYCRYTTIQNWANNVYNLVTKRAVCEENATMEWIDGNIGSKLTMKYPAVVLKGEGARGMTLSIALAGKGQHQDAGAKMIHLAPNTSSTIVSKSISKQGGKVTYRGIVHFGRKAEGARSNIECDTLIMDNQSTSDTIPYNEILNDNISLEHEAKVSKVSEEQLFYLMSRGISEEEATEMIVMGFIEPFTKELPMEYAVEMNRLIKFEMEGSIG from the coding sequence ATGGCGAAAAACATGCCAGAGATCGGAGATTATAAATACGGCTTTAAAGACAAAGACGTGTCGATCTTCCGTTCAAAGCGAGGCCTAACACGTGAAATTGTGGAAGAAATTTCTCGTATGAAAGAGGAGCCACAATGGATGCTCGACTTTCGCTTAAAGTCATTAGAGCATTTTTACAATATGTCTATGCCACAATGGGGCGGAGACTTAAACTCATTAAACTTTGATGAAATTACGTACTATGTAAAACCATCTGAAAAATCAGAGCGAACATGGGATGAGGTTCCAGAGGAGATTAAACAAACCTTTGATAAGCTAGGAATTCCTGAAGCAGAGCAAAAATATTTAGCAGGTGTTTCTGCACAGTATGAATCTGAAGTGGTATATCATAATATGCAGGAAGATTTAGAAGAGCAGGGAATTGTCTTTAAGGATACGGATTCTGCCCTTAAGGAAAATGAAGAAATTTTCCGTGAGCATTGGGCTAAGGTAATCCCAGCAACAGATAATAAATTCGCTGCTTTAAATTCGGCTGTATGGTCTGGTGGCTCATTCATTTACGTACCTAAAGGTGTAAAAGTAGAAACGCCACTTCAAGCCTATTTCCGAATCAATTCAGAAAATATGGGCCAATTTGAGCGTACGTTAATTATTGTTGATGAAGGAGCACATGTTCATTACGTTGAAGGATGTACTGCACCTGTGTATACGACAAACTCTCTTCACTCAGCGGTTGTTGAAATCATTATTAAAAAAGATGCTTACTGTCGATATACAACGATTCAGAACTGGGCTAATAACGTGTACAATCTTGTGACAAAACGTGCCGTTTGTGAAGAAAATGCCACGATGGAATGGATTGATGGTAACATTGGTTCTAAATTAACAATGAAGTATCCAGCGGTTGTTTTAAAAGGTGAAGGTGCACGTGGAATGACGCTTTCAATTGCACTTGCTGGTAAAGGGCAACATCAGGATGCTGGGGCGAAAATGATCCACTTAGCACCGAATACATCATCGACGATTGTATCAAAATCGATTTCCAAGCAAGGTGGAAAAGTAACCTACCGTGGGATTGTTCACTTCGGTCGTAAAGCGGAAGGTGCTCGTTCAAATATCGAATGTGACACTCTTATCATGGATAATCAATCGACATCTGATACGATTCCATACAATGAGATTTTAAATGATAACATTTCCTTAGAGCACGAAGCAAAAGTTTCGAAAGTATCTGAAGAGCAATTGTTCTACTTAATGAGCCGTGGAATTTCAGAAGAAGAAGCAACGGAAATGATTGTAATGGGCTTTATTGAGCCATTTACAAAAGAACTACCAATGGAATACGCTGTAGAAATGAACCGTTTAATTAAGTTCGAAATGGAAGGTTCTATTGGATAA
- the sufU gene encoding Fe-S cluster assembly sulfur transfer protein SufU gives MSFNNLDTLYRQVIMDHYKNPRNKGSIENGSMTVDMNNPTCGDRIRLTMNVENGIVQDAKFDGEGCSISMASASMMTQAIKGKDSETALKLSSIFSDMMQGKDYDDDIDLGDIEALQGVAKFPARIKCATLAWKAMEKGINEA, from the coding sequence ATGTCTTTTAATAATCTAGATACATTATATCGTCAAGTGATTATGGATCATTATAAAAATCCGCGAAATAAAGGTTCGATTGAGAATGGAAGTATGACGGTTGATATGAATAATCCAACCTGTGGGGATAGAATTCGCCTTACCATGAATGTGGAAAATGGTATTGTACAGGATGCTAAATTTGATGGAGAAGGCTGCTCTATTTCTATGGCTTCGGCATCCATGATGACACAAGCCATTAAAGGGAAAGATAGTGAAACCGCATTAAAACTTTCCAGTATTTTTTCGGATATGATGCAAGGAAAAGACTATGATGATGATATTGATTTAGGCGATATTGAAGCTTTGCAAGGAGTTGCTAAGTTTCCAGCTCGTATTAAATGTGCGACACTTGCCTGGAAAGCAATGGAGAAGGGTATTAACGAAGCTTAA
- a CDS encoding cysteine desulfurase, producing the protein MDVREIRKQFPILDQEVNGHPLVYLDSAATSQKPIQVIEALDDYYRGYNSNVHRGVHTLGTRATDGYEGAREKVRKFINASSMEEVIFTRGTTTALNLVAKSYGMANVSTGDEIVITYMEHHSNIIPWQQLAKATGATLKYIPLQEDGTITLEDVRATITSKTKIVSIMQVSNVLGTMNPIKEITQIAHEFGAIMVVDGAQAAPHMKVDVQDLECDFFAFSGHKMCAPTGIGVLYGKKHLLEEMEPVEFGGEMIDFVGLYESTWKELPWKFEGGTPIIAGAIGLGAAIDFLEQIGLNHIEKHEHKLAAYALERMSSIKGMSIYGPKEPGKRAGLVTFNVDDVHPHDLATVLDAEGIAVRAGHHCAQPLMKWLNVSATARASFYLYNTEEDIDKLVEGVVKTKEYFSDVF; encoded by the coding sequence ATGGATGTTAGAGAGATTCGTAAACAATTTCCGATTCTCGACCAAGAAGTAAATGGCCATCCACTCGTTTATTTAGATAGTGCAGCTACTTCTCAAAAGCCGATTCAGGTTATTGAAGCACTGGACGACTATTATCGAGGCTATAATTCTAACGTACATCGCGGAGTTCATACTTTAGGTACTCGAGCAACAGATGGTTATGAAGGCGCACGTGAGAAGGTTAGGAAATTCATAAATGCTTCTTCGATGGAAGAAGTGATTTTTACTAGAGGAACAACGACAGCCTTAAATCTTGTTGCCAAAAGTTATGGAATGGCTAATGTATCCACAGGAGATGAAATTGTCATAACCTATATGGAGCACCATAGTAATATCATACCTTGGCAACAACTTGCGAAGGCAACCGGAGCGACGTTAAAGTATATTCCGCTTCAAGAGGATGGGACGATTACATTAGAGGATGTTCGTGCCACGATTACGAGCAAGACAAAGATTGTCTCAATCATGCAAGTGTCAAATGTTCTCGGGACGATGAACCCCATAAAGGAAATTACTCAAATTGCTCATGAATTTGGTGCTATTATGGTGGTCGATGGAGCACAAGCTGCTCCCCATATGAAAGTAGATGTTCAAGATTTAGAATGTGATTTCTTTGCATTTTCTGGTCATAAAATGTGTGCCCCAACAGGTATTGGTGTCTTGTATGGGAAAAAGCATCTTCTGGAAGAGATGGAACCTGTTGAATTCGGTGGAGAAATGATAGATTTTGTTGGTCTTTATGAATCCACATGGAAAGAGCTACCTTGGAAATTTGAAGGTGGGACACCGATTATTGCAGGTGCTATCGGTTTGGGTGCAGCTATTGATTTCCTAGAACAGATTGGTTTAAATCATATTGAAAAACATGAGCATAAGTTAGCTGCTTACGCACTCGAAAGAATGTCTAGTATAAAAGGAATGTCTATTTATGGTCCTAAAGAACCTGGTAAACGTGCAGGACTCGTTACCTTTAATGTAGATGACGTTCATCCTCATGATTTAGCAACTGTGTTAGATGCGGAAGGGATTGCGGTCCGTGCTGGTCATCATTGTGCCCAACCATTAATGAAATGGTTAAATGTATCAGCTACAGCCCGAGCCAGTTTTTATTTATACAACACGGAGGAAGATATTGATAAGCTTGTTGAAGGGGTTGTAAAAACGAAGGAGTATTTTAGCGATGTCTTTTAA
- the sufD gene encoding Fe-S cluster assembly protein SufD yields MTVETKLTVDIDYVNTFSTQKGEPEWLTSLRKEAFTKAEDLPMPKPDKTKIDKWNFSSFGTHNVNSEAYASIEELPEEVKALLNTGEQASNLYIQRNNTPSLVSLSPELVSQGVIFTDIFTAVKEHSELVQKYFMNAVKVDEHKLTALHTALLNGGAFLYVPKNVEIQEPIQAIYVHDDENTTLFNHVLVVADDNSSVTYVENYISTCTVNDGVFNLITEVVANGNAKIAYGAVDNLAEGLTTYVNRRGVAGRDARVEWALGLMNDGNTISENVTNLMGDGSFGESKTVVVGRGSQKQNFTTKVVHFGENSEGYILKHGVMKDEASSIFNGIGKIEHGASKSNAEQESRVLMLSEKARGDANPILLIDEDDVTAGHAASVGRVDPLQLYYLMSRGISRKEAERLIIHGFLAPVVNELPIDGVKKQLVEVIERKVQ; encoded by the coding sequence GTGACTGTGGAAACGAAATTAACAGTAGATATAGATTACGTAAATACCTTCTCAACACAAAAAGGAGAGCCAGAATGGCTTACCTCTTTGCGAAAGGAAGCATTTACAAAGGCAGAAGATCTTCCAATGCCAAAGCCAGATAAGACAAAAATCGATAAATGGAACTTTTCTTCATTCGGAACTCATAATGTCAATAGCGAAGCGTACGCTTCAATTGAAGAGTTACCGGAAGAAGTAAAGGCTCTTTTAAATACAGGTGAACAAGCATCAAACCTCTATATTCAAAGAAATAATACACCATCATTGGTGTCACTTTCTCCTGAATTAGTAAGTCAAGGCGTTATATTTACAGATATTTTTACAGCGGTGAAAGAGCATAGTGAACTTGTACAAAAATATTTTATGAATGCAGTGAAAGTGGATGAACATAAGCTTACTGCCTTGCATACTGCATTATTAAACGGTGGGGCTTTCTTATATGTCCCGAAAAATGTTGAGATTCAAGAACCTATTCAAGCAATATACGTGCACGATGATGAAAATACAACTTTATTCAATCATGTACTAGTTGTAGCTGACGACAATAGCTCGGTTACATATGTGGAAAACTATATTTCTACATGTACAGTGAACGATGGGGTTTTCAATCTCATCACAGAAGTTGTGGCCAATGGTAATGCAAAAATCGCGTACGGTGCAGTTGATAATCTTGCAGAAGGATTAACAACATATGTGAATCGTCGTGGTGTGGCTGGACGTGACGCGCGTGTTGAATGGGCATTAGGCTTGATGAATGATGGTAATACGATTTCTGAAAATGTAACGAATTTAATGGGCGATGGATCTTTTGGAGAATCTAAAACCGTTGTTGTAGGTCGAGGATCACAAAAGCAAAACTTCACAACGAAGGTCGTTCATTTTGGGGAAAATTCTGAGGGATATATATTAAAACACGGTGTAATGAAAGACGAAGCTAGTTCAATCTTTAATGGGATTGGGAAAATTGAGCATGGGGCTTCCAAGTCAAATGCAGAACAAGAGTCTCGTGTACTTATGCTAAGTGAAAAAGCTAGAGGAGACGCTAACCCAATTTTATTAATTGATGAAGATGATGTAACAGCGGGTCACGCAGCGTCCGTTGGCCGTGTAGATCCACTTCAGCTTTATTATTTAATGAGTCGCGGAATTTCTCGGAAAGAAGCTGAACGTTTGATCATTCATGGCTTCCTTGCACCAGTAGTGAACGAACTACCTATTGATGGTGTTAAAAAGCAACTAGTAGAGGTCATTGAAAGGAAAGTACAATAA
- the sufC gene encoding Fe-S cluster assembly ATPase SufC — MSGSTLTITDLHVAIDGKEILKGVNLEVKGGEIHAIMGPNGTGKSTLSSAIMGHPKYEVTSGSIMFDGKDVLEMEVDERAQAGLFLAMQYPSEISGVTNADFLRSAINSRREEGEEISLMKFIRQMDSKMELLEMDPEMAQRYLNEGFSGGEKKRNEILQLMMIQPKIAILDEIDSGLDIDALKVVSKGINEMRSSDFGCLMITHYQRLLNYITPDKVHVMMQGRIVKSGGPELAQRLESEGYDWIKQELGIEDETVGQEA; from the coding sequence ATGTCAGGTTCAACGTTAACAATTACAGATTTACATGTAGCTATTGATGGGAAAGAAATTTTAAAGGGTGTTAACTTAGAGGTTAAAGGTGGAGAAATTCATGCGATTATGGGACCAAATGGTACTGGTAAATCGACGTTATCTTCTGCAATTATGGGACACCCAAAATATGAAGTAACAAGCGGAAGTATTATGTTTGATGGTAAAGATGTTTTAGAAATGGAAGTCGATGAACGTGCTCAAGCAGGATTATTCCTTGCTATGCAATACCCAAGTGAAATCAGTGGTGTAACAAACGCTGACTTCTTACGTTCTGCGATTAACAGTCGTCGTGAAGAGGGAGAAGAGATTTCCCTAATGAAATTCATTCGTCAAATGGATTCAAAGATGGAACTTCTAGAAATGGATCCAGAAATGGCACAGCGTTATTTAAATGAAGGGTTCTCTGGTGGAGAGAAAAAACGGAATGAAATCCTTCAATTAATGATGATCCAGCCGAAAATTGCCATTTTAGATGAGATTGATTCAGGTCTAGATATTGACGCGCTTAAAGTAGTTTCTAAAGGAATTAACGAAATGCGTAGCTCTGATTTTGGTTGCTTAATGATTACTCACTATCAGCGTCTTCTTAACTATATTACACCAGATAAAGTACATGTTATGATGCAAGGCCGTATTGTTAAGTCGGGCGGTCCTGAACTTGCGCAACGTCTAGAGTCAGAAGGATATGACTGGATTAAGCAAGAGCTTGGAATTGAAGACGAAACAGTTGGTCAAGAAGCGTAA
- a CDS encoding aminopeptidase P N-terminal domain-containing protein: MVVSYKKFFTLFFLSLVFILSACSEENTSKEKKEEETANSEVKQEVEETSNKEEAKVSLPDNFFLDNRKKLAEKMEVGSVVVLYGERIREPYFTEDIGADRNFYYLTGVKDSEGFIVLKKNKDSLEETLYLSREAEVNSEEAEQISKISTMKEAEIFEEDLNIILSESPTLYLELNGNKLGEPVQTQTVKNLKSTASEKGSQVKDISETLASLRMVKTEEEINMIKEAIAVTIEGIKTVMKTAKDNINEAELEEAFINTLHEREIDKMSFGPIIGGGKNSTEFHYQNNNMEIPKDSMIVNDVGAEYEYYAADITRSFPVDGTFTDRQKEIYELVLKAQEETINAVKPGVTVFDLERIATNTLSAGLLKLELISDEGQLFDYYPHVVTHHLGLEAHDTYNMLQPLEPGMVITVEPGIYIPEEKLGVRIEDDILVTENGNEVLSKDLFKSIEEIESFMKE; the protein is encoded by the coding sequence ATGGTAGTTAGTTATAAGAAATTTTTTACTCTTTTCTTTCTCTCACTGGTGTTCATCCTATCTGCATGTAGCGAAGAGAATACTAGTAAAGAAAAAAAAGAAGAAGAAACTGCGAATAGCGAAGTAAAACAAGAAGTAGAGGAAACTTCAAATAAGGAAGAAGCAAAGGTTTCTTTGCCAGATAACTTCTTTCTGGATAACCGAAAGAAATTAGCAGAAAAGATGGAAGTTGGGTCTGTAGTCGTTCTTTATGGAGAAAGAATCCGAGAACCGTATTTTACCGAAGACATAGGTGCGGACCGTAACTTCTATTACCTTACAGGAGTGAAAGATTCCGAAGGGTTTATCGTACTAAAAAAGAATAAAGACAGCTTGGAGGAAACTTTATACCTATCCCGAGAAGCAGAAGTTAACTCTGAGGAAGCAGAGCAAATTTCGAAGATTAGTACAATGAAAGAAGCAGAAATATTCGAAGAAGATCTAAATATTATTTTGAGTGAATCACCCACATTATATTTAGAATTGAACGGAAATAAATTAGGGGAACCTGTGCAAACTCAAACGGTGAAAAATTTGAAATCAACTGCAAGTGAAAAAGGTTCTCAAGTAAAAGATATTTCTGAAACGCTTGCATCCTTAAGAATGGTCAAAACTGAAGAAGAAATTAATATGATCAAAGAAGCCATTGCAGTCACCATTGAAGGAATAAAAACGGTCATGAAAACCGCAAAAGATAATATAAATGAAGCTGAACTAGAAGAAGCCTTTATCAACACATTACATGAACGAGAAATTGATAAAATGAGCTTTGGACCGATAATCGGGGGTGGAAAAAATTCTACCGAATTCCATTACCAGAATAATAACATGGAAATTCCAAAAGACAGTATGATTGTAAATGATGTAGGAGCAGAATACGAGTATTATGCAGCAGATATAACTCGATCCTTTCCGGTAGATGGAACTTTTACTGACCGTCAAAAAGAGATTTATGAGCTCGTTCTAAAAGCTCAAGAAGAGACCATTAACGCCGTGAAACCTGGTGTAACCGTTTTTGACCTGGAAAGAATTGCGACCAACACATTATCTGCAGGTCTACTAAAATTGGAGCTTATTTCTGATGAGGGACAACTTTTTGATTACTATCCCCACGTAGTCACGCACCATTTAGGTTTAGAAGCACATGATACTTATAATATGCTTCAACCACTAGAGCCTGGAATGGTTATTACGGTTGAACCAGGTATCTATATTCCAGAAGAAAAACTAGGAGTAAGAATTGAGGATGACATCCTTGTCACTGAAAATGGAAATGAAGTATTGTCGAAAGATTTATTTAAATCAATTGAAGAGATTGAAAGTTTTATGAAAGAGTAA
- a CDS encoding MetQ/NlpA family ABC transporter substrate-binding protein gives MKKWIKGLAIGSVLTLAACGNGDEAENKIVVGASNVPHAEILEKAVPLLEEKGYELEIETYQDYILPNQDLDNGDLDANYFQHIPYLELEIADKGYDFVNAGGIHIEPIGVYSTKYNSLEELPEGAVILLSSAVPDHGRILTMLEAEGLITLSEDVEKTAATIDDIVENPKNLEFDYEYEAALLPELFKNGEGDAVLINSNYALDAGLNPIEDSIAIENSESPYVNIVAVNSENKENEGIKALVDVLHSQEIQDYILEEWGGSVVPVSE, from the coding sequence ATGAAAAAATGGATTAAAGGATTAGCAATAGGAAGTGTTTTAACTTTAGCTGCTTGCGGAAATGGTGATGAAGCTGAGAATAAAATTGTGGTTGGAGCGTCAAACGTACCTCATGCTGAAATTTTAGAAAAGGCAGTACCTTTATTAGAGGAGAAAGGCTATGAACTTGAAATTGAAACATATCAAGATTATATTTTGCCGAACCAAGATTTAGACAATGGAGATTTAGATGCGAATTATTTTCAACACATTCCTTATTTAGAGTTAGAAATAGCTGATAAAGGGTATGATTTTGTGAATGCTGGTGGAATTCATATCGAGCCGATCGGTGTATACTCAACGAAATATAACTCATTGGAGGAATTACCTGAAGGGGCAGTTATCCTGCTAAGTAGTGCAGTTCCTGATCACGGTCGTATTTTAACAATGCTTGAAGCGGAAGGCTTAATTACATTATCAGAGGATGTTGAAAAAACAGCTGCAACAATTGATGACATTGTCGAAAACCCAAAGAACCTTGAGTTTGATTATGAGTATGAGGCAGCACTACTTCCAGAGCTATTTAAAAATGGAGAAGGAGACGCTGTTTTAATCAACTCAAACTATGCACTGGATGCAGGCTTAAATCCAATCGAAGATTCAATAGCCATTGAAAATAGTGAATCACCTTATGTGAATATTGTTGCTGTAAACAGTGAGAACAAAGAAAATGAAGGAATTAAAGCATTAGTGGACGTTCTTCACTCTCAAGAAATCCAAGATTATATTTTAGAAGAGTGGGGAGGTTCGGTAGTCCCTGTATCTGAGTAA
- a CDS encoding methionine ABC transporter permease → MIETLFPNVEWDNMWEATLETLYMTGMAVSITFILGTMLGLILFLTSQGNLWEQKFVYSLTSAVVNVFRSIPFIILIVLLIPFTKILLGTIRGANAALPALIIGAAPFYARMVELALREINKGVIEAARSMGAKTFTIIWKVLLPESLPALISGLTVTAIALVGYTAMAGVIGAGGLGNLAYLDGFQRSRDDVTLMATIIILIIVFALQAIGDVITKRIDKR, encoded by the coding sequence ATGATTGAAACGTTATTTCCAAATGTGGAATGGGACAATATGTGGGAAGCTACATTAGAAACATTATATATGACAGGAATGGCGGTAAGTATTACCTTCATCCTTGGTACGATGTTAGGACTCATTTTATTTTTAACTTCACAGGGAAATTTATGGGAACAGAAATTTGTTTACTCTTTAACAAGTGCTGTGGTGAATGTGTTCCGATCTATTCCTTTTATTATTTTAATTGTTTTACTGATTCCCTTTACTAAAATTTTATTAGGTACCATTCGTGGTGCAAATGCAGCACTTCCTGCACTGATTATCGGGGCAGCACCGTTTTATGCAAGGATGGTTGAGCTCGCACTTCGAGAAATTAATAAAGGTGTTATTGAAGCAGCAAGGTCAATGGGAGCCAAAACATTTACAATCATTTGGAAAGTACTTTTACCAGAATCCCTGCCTGCGCTCATATCAGGGTTAACCGTAACGGCCATTGCTTTAGTTGGATATACAGCCATGGCGGGAGTGATTGGAGCAGGTGGTCTAGGAAACTTAGCCTATTTAGATGGATTTCAACGAAGTAGAGATGATGTCACTTTAATGGCAACCATCATTATTTTAATTATTGTGTTCGCCCTCCAAGCAATTGGAGATGTCATAACTAAAAGAATAGACAAAAGATAA
- a CDS encoding methionine ABC transporter ATP-binding protein — MISISNVKKVFNTKSGTITAVDNVNLQIQKGEIFGMIGYSGAGKSTLLRMLNGLEVPTTGEVQINNKIISKITGKDLRKARQRISMIFQHFNLLWSRTVAENIAFPLEIAGVDKPQRERRVAELIKLVGLEGREAAYPSQLSGGQKQRVGIARALANNPQVLLCDEATSALDPETTDSILNLLVEINKQLGLTIVLITHEMHVIKKICHRVAVLEDGKVVEMGDVLDVFQHPKQKITKRFVQQISEQEETSETIQHLLGQYPNGKVIKLTFIEASAEQPVITSLIRKYKINVNILQGNIAHTQKGPYGTLILHLAGDSDEIGEALHYLDEQNVGVEVITA; from the coding sequence TTGATCTCCATTTCGAATGTAAAGAAAGTTTTTAATACAAAATCTGGGACTATTACAGCTGTTGATAATGTAAATCTTCAAATCCAAAAAGGAGAAATTTTTGGAATGATTGGGTACAGTGGTGCAGGAAAAAGTACATTGCTGCGAATGTTGAATGGTCTAGAAGTACCTACAACAGGTGAGGTTCAGATTAATAATAAAATAATATCAAAAATAACAGGGAAAGACTTAAGGAAAGCACGCCAAAGAATATCGATGATTTTTCAGCATTTTAATCTTTTATGGTCTCGAACAGTTGCTGAAAATATTGCATTCCCTCTTGAGATTGCTGGTGTTGATAAACCACAAAGAGAGAGAAGAGTCGCGGAGCTGATTAAGTTAGTCGGTTTAGAAGGAAGAGAGGCTGCTTACCCTTCGCAACTTAGTGGAGGACAAAAGCAACGTGTTGGCATTGCTAGAGCACTAGCAAATAATCCACAGGTGTTATTATGTGACGAAGCAACTTCCGCTCTCGATCCTGAAACGACGGACAGCATACTAAATTTATTAGTGGAAATTAATAAACAGCTAGGCTTAACAATTGTTTTAATTACACATGAGATGCACGTCATTAAGAAAATCTGTCATCGAGTAGCCGTGTTGGAAGATGGGAAGGTTGTTGAGATGGGAGATGTACTAGATGTATTTCAACACCCAAAACAGAAGATTACTAAACGTTTTGTTCAACAAATTAGTGAACAAGAGGAGACGAGTGAAACGATCCAACACTTACTTGGTCAATATCCAAATGGGAAAGTAATAAAATTAACTTTTATTGAAGCATCTGCAGAGCAGCCTGTTATTACCTCCCTAATTAGAAAATATAAAATCAATGTGAATATTCTTCAAGGGAATATTGCCCATACCCAAAAAGGACCGTATGGAACACTAATTCTTCATCTAGCGGGAGATAGTGACGAAATAGGAGAAGCCCTTCATTACCTTGATGAACAAAACGTAGGGGTGGAGGTGATTACAGCATGA
- a CDS encoding thioredoxin family protein, whose protein sequence is MIQNWTSDEFKKHIENKEVICLYLYTPMCGTCQVAGKMLEVTNELLPSLDIGKMDLNYAPELADEYGIESVPCLLTFVNGMIQEKVYAFQSVPFLYEKLLTVKA, encoded by the coding sequence ATGATACAAAATTGGACAAGCGATGAGTTCAAGAAACATATAGAAAATAAAGAAGTTATTTGTTTATATTTGTATACACCTATGTGTGGTACGTGTCAAGTAGCAGGGAAGATGCTTGAGGTAACAAACGAGCTTCTTCCCTCTCTGGATATAGGGAAAATGGATTTAAATTATGCACCTGAACTAGCCGATGAATATGGTATTGAGAGTGTCCCATGCTTATTAACATTTGTTAATGGAATGATTCAAGAAAAGGTCTATGCATTTCAATCAGTGCCGTTTCTTTACGAAAAGCTATTAACTGTAAAAGCGTAA
- a CDS encoding toprim domain-containing protein: protein MNEQEEKVIIVEGASDKQKVKEIVKEHVEIICTNGTISLTKLDEIIDPLLHRDVYVLVDADKAGEKLRKLFIREFPEAEHLYIDRMYKEVACAPGKHLASVLLSANIDVHAEYL, encoded by the coding sequence ATGAATGAACAAGAAGAAAAAGTTATTATTGTAGAAGGTGCTTCTGATAAGCAAAAAGTAAAAGAAATCGTTAAGGAGCATGTTGAGATTATTTGCACAAATGGAACGATCAGTTTAACAAAATTAGATGAGATAATTGATCCCCTTCTTCATCGAGATGTATATGTTTTAGTAGATGCTGATAAAGCAGGTGAAAAACTAAGAAAGTTGTTTATCAGAGAATTTCCCGAAGCGGAACACTTATATATTGATCGAATGTACAAGGAAGTAGCCTGTGCTCCTGGAAAGCATTTAGCCTCTGTATTGCTTAGTGCAAATATTGATGTACATGCTGAGTATTTATAG
- the gcvH gene encoding glycine cleavage system protein GcvH — translation MSTPKKLRYSEEHEWVKVEGGQIRIGITEFAQSELGDIVFVELPEVGDEIKADEPFGSVESVKTVSELYAPLSGKVVAINEDLDDSPEFVNESPYEKAWMVIVEPTDLADVDKLMTPEQYEEMINEN, via the coding sequence ATGAGCACACCAAAAAAATTGCGTTATTCAGAAGAACATGAATGGGTAAAAGTAGAAGGTGGACAAATTCGAATCGGTATCACTGAATTTGCTCAATCGGAACTTGGAGATATCGTTTTTGTCGAGCTTCCAGAAGTCGGAGATGAAATCAAAGCGGACGAGCCTTTCGGAAGTGTAGAATCGGTTAAAACGGTTTCTGAGCTATATGCACCACTTAGTGGTAAGGTAGTAGCTATTAACGAAGATCTTGATGATTCTCCAGAATTCGTAAATGAATCTCCATACGAGAAAGCATGGATGGTAATCGTTGAACCAACAGATCTTGCTGATGTTGACAAGCTAATGACTCCTGAGCAATATGAAGAAATGATTAACGAAAATTAA
- a CDS encoding arsenate reductase family protein — MLSFYQYPKCGTCRKAKKWFTDNGIEVEEIHIVEHPPTKDTLAELVNKSGVEIKKFFNTSGKKYRELGLKDKLKVATEEEMLELLASDGMLIKRPIVTDGQKVTVGFKEDQFESTWLNSSK; from the coding sequence ATGTTATCATTTTATCAATATCCAAAATGTGGAACATGCAGAAAAGCTAAAAAATGGTTTACAGACAATGGAATTGAAGTAGAAGAAATCCACATTGTCGAACATCCTCCTACGAAAGATACGTTGGCGGAATTAGTAAACAAAAGTGGTGTAGAGATAAAAAAATTCTTTAATACTTCTGGGAAAAAATATCGTGAACTTGGTTTAAAAGATAAACTGAAGGTAGCGACCGAGGAAGAGATGTTAGAGCTACTTGCTTCTGATGGGATGCTAATTAAAAGGCCGATTGTAACGGATGGACAAAAGGTAACAGTAGGGTTTAAAGAAGACCAGTTTGAATCGACCTGGTTAAATTCTTCAAAATAA